In a genomic window of Brassica rapa cultivar Chiifu-401-42 chromosome A10, CAAS_Brap_v3.01, whole genome shotgun sequence:
- the LOC117128945 gene encoding uncharacterized protein At3g43530-like: MVETRLGKRKDRPPPTAPPPQKSGTSKNSKKNKPKKSSKKRKTTDEESPAVDFVGTVGVAEENEVEEPAKDVEDREKEKEESEKEKEREEENGDEDEEEEENSDESQEEKDENGDKDEEEEGNSDESQEEKDENGDKDEEEEGNSDEEVENKDEEKIQEEEDTGEEENGTPEENRGQNENENQEQGEPPLEAELGNVDGDGEGVLGQGEEELEATEAIKPLRMYFYESEYKKQIKLATKCFVKDVMVTFDNLEPPMSDTERKWFEKHPQFCHVFHLEKDSNHMVQGMWMLLLRTVDSSKRKEVWFIVNGVPIRYGLREHALISGLSCRNYPLGYKEFGDRKFVKRHFKKGESIRLEDVKAKLLAMGEHRDRLKMMVLFFLGSVICAQTKVGKGARDVLEFFQRAVDDLEFCENFPWGRYSFDYMVKEISHTIDHFGGRVREKTLWPLPGFCLPLELLAFEAIPKLGLKFRKEVEDVDVDCPRMCRSVFKSAGMKGFSLSKLNRELDKLDKITSRDIHSILPTKTEEEVALLEEMTEEEDDVDVDDISVDSWIKRLAEGHSVFFEEMYDVDVAARDPNAQEAVDEDQDDEEGGEEGGASQKKMMEELIKQVKMFGTQLKRVKKTMDKFEERMVVPFEAFMKKAMDEGQGSRE, encoded by the exons ATGGTTGAAACTAGGCTGGGTAAGAGAAAGGATAGGCCTCCTCCAACGGCTCCTCCTCCGCAAAAGAGCGGGACCTCGAAGAACTCGAAGAAGAACAAACCGAAGAAGAGTTCCAAGAAGAGAAAAACGACGGATGAGGAATCACCGGCGGTTGATTTTGTTGGAACCGTGGGAGTTGCGGAGGAGAATGAAGTAGAAGAACCGGCTAAGGATGTAGAAGATcgggagaaagagaaagaagaatcggagaaggagaaagaaagggaagaagaaaatggagacgaagatgaagaggaagaagaaaatagCGATGAATCTCAAGAAGAGAAAGACGAAAATGGAGacaaagatgaagaggaagaaggaaaTAGCGATGAATCTCAAGAAGAGAAAGACGAAAATGGAGacaaagatgaagaggaagaaggaaaTAGCGATGAAGAAGTAGAGaacaaagatgaagaaaaaatcCAAGAGGAGGAAGACACCGGAGAAGAAGAGAACGGGACTCCCGAAGAGAACAGAGgtcaaaatgaaaatgaaaatcaagAACAAGGAGAACCCCCATTGGAAGCGGAATTAGGAAAtgttgatggtgatggtgaagGGGTTCTCGGGCAAGGAGAAGAG GAATTAGAGGCAACCGAGGCAATCAAACCGTTGAGGATGTACTTCTATGAGTCGGAgtacaagaaacaaataaagCTAGCGACCAAATGTTTCGTCAAAGACGTTATGGTTACATTTGACAATCTGGAACCGCCGATGAGTGATACTGAGAGGAAGTGGTTTGAGAAGCATCCACAATTCTGTCACGTGTTCCACCTGGAGAAAGACTCAAACCACATGGTCCAAGGAATGTGGATGTTGCTATTGCGGACAGTGGATAGCTCGAAGAGGAAGGAAGTGTGGTTCATTGTGAATGGTGTTCCCATCCGCTATGGCCTGAGAGAACACGCTTTGATCTCAGGTCTTAGCTGCCGCAACTATCCACTTGGGTATAAGGAGTTTGGTGATAGAAAGTTCGTGAAGCGCCATTTCAAGAAGGGAGAATCAATAAGGCTTGAGGATGTCAAAGCGAAGCTGTTGGCTATGGGAGAACACAGAGACCGGCTGAAGATGATGGTTTTGTTCTTTTTAGGAAGTGTTATCTGTGCGCAAACGAAAGTAGGAAAAGGCGCCAGAGATGTTTTGGAATTCTTCCAAAGAGCTGTGGACGATCTCGAGTTCTGCGAAAACTTTCCATGGGGGAGGTACTCGTTTGATTACATGGTTAAGGAGATATCGCACACCATAGATCATTTTGGAGGCCGGGTTAGAGAGAAGACTTTATGGCCACTTCCAGGTTTCTGTCTGCCACTGGAG TTGCTTGCTTTTGAGGCAATTCCCAAGTTGGGATTGAAGTTCAGAAAAGAGGTTGAAGACGTCGATGTAGACTGTCCTAGGATGTGCAGATCAGTCTTTAAATCAGCAGGGATGAAAGGGTTTTCACTTTCAAAATTGAATCGGGAACTGGACAAACTGGACAAAATAACG TCACGGGATATCCACAGCATCCTTCCTACCAAGACAGAAGAAGAAGTAGCTCTTTTGGAAGAGATGACTGAAGAGGAGGACGACGTTGATGTCGATGATATTTCTGTTGACAGTTGGATAAAGCGTCTTGCGGAAGGACATTCAGTCTTTTTTGAAGAGATGTATGATGTAGACGTTGCTGCGCGTGATCCAAATGCACAAGAGGCTGTCGACGAAGATCAGGATGACGAAGAAGGTGGAGAGGAAGGAGGCGCAAGccagaagaagatgatggaggAGTTGATCAAACAAGTGAAAATGTTTGGCACTCAGCTAAAGAGAGTTAAGAAGACAATGGACAAGTTTGAGGAAAGGATGGTGGTTCCGTTTGAGGCGTTTATGAAGAAAGCTATGGATGAAGGGCAAGGAAGCAGGGAGTGA
- the LOC117128946 gene encoding uncharacterized protein LOC117128946: MSQTKIGIQHNSGLVGSELDWSVKKIKSGSYVCWFGLKKKKKVNPDSPRAPLPPDHPTYSSSCSSSSTLPLLHSSSTPPPLLSLSASRTLPDTMSNHVRDIPGSPKESYKMLYSYLYMLEQVNPGTKTCLKLDDRSKFEYLFIALGACIEGFAVMRKVIAVEGIRLKNGGVLVFAKAQDPNGQSYPLAFAVVDGENLASWTWFFEMLKSVIPDSSELVFISTLHQSLIFAIGNVFPQAHHGHCLWHLKEKVKLHACNVNKNIVGQKLMELGRYYTVDDFNSAYDSFKIRCPAAYKYVEECGIEKDKWARVFFPRDRYNLDTSNTLGSMKNVFKEATRWALIPMLDCIIRKFSDWFTQRKDVVSRSMNTRLVPRVENYLHDLWAVAHKLPVRELDSYELKYEITDTAGKVFWATLVGKTCTCKVWDYEKFPCLHGLAAYIYFARNVDGRRLDIHELCSKYYWTEMWHLAYSRTLNVVPDMASWNVPDQIKEVKIIPPYRIKRQGRKRV; encoded by the exons ATGTCCCAAACCAAAATCGGCATCCAACATAACTCGGGTTTGGTCGGATCTGAATTGGATTGgtctgtaaaaaaaattaaaagtggtTCTTATGTTTGTTGGTTTggtctaaaaaaaaagaaaaaagtgaatCCCGATTCTCCCCGAGCTCCCCTCCCCCCAGACCACCCAACCTACAGCTCCTCCTGCAGCTCCTCCTCCACTCTCCCCCTCCTCCACTCCTCCTCCACTCCTCCTccactcctctctctctcagctTCTCGAACGCTGCCG GACACAATGAGCAATCACGTCAGAGATATACCTGGTAGTCCGAAAGAGAGCTACAAGATGTTGTATAGCTATTTGTACATGTTAGAGCAAGTGAATCCGGGGACAAAAACCTGTTTGAAATTGGATGATAGAAGTAAATTTGAGTACCTTTTCATAGCTTTGGGAGCTTGCATTGAAGGGTTTGCAGTTATGAGGAAGGTGATAGCTGTGGAGGGGATACGTCTGAAGAACGGTGGTGTTTTAGTTTTCGCGAAAGCTCAGGATCCTAATGGTCAGAGTTATCCACTTGCGTTTGCAGTAGTAGATGGTGAGAATCTTGCTAGTTGGACTTGGTTTTTCGAGATGCTTAAAAGTGTTATACCAGACTCTTCTGAACTGGTTTTCATTAGTACTCTTCATCAGAGCTTGATTTTCGCCATAGGAAACGTATTTCCACAGGCTCACCATGGTCATTGTTTATGGCATTTGAAGGAAAAGGTGAAATTACATGCTTGTAACGTCAACAAGAATATAGTCGGGCAAAAACTTATGGAGTTGGGCAGATATTACACGGTTGATGACTTCAATTCTGCTTACGACTCATTTAAGATAAGATGTCCAGCTGCGTACAAGTATGTGGAGGAATGTGGTATTGAAAAGGACAAATGGGCAAGGGTTTTTTTCCCACGTGATAGGTACAACTTGGATACAAGCAACACTCTGGGATCAATGAAGAACGTGTTTAAAGAGGCAACAAGGTGGGCCTTAATACCAATGCTGGATTGTATCATTAGGAAATTCTCTGATTGGTTCACTCAACGGAAGGATGTTGTTTCTAGATCAATGAATACAAGACTGGTGCCTCGGGTTGAGAACTACTTGCACGATCTATGGGCTGTTGCACATAAGTTACCTGTGCGGGAACTTGATAGTTACGAGCTTAAGTACGAGATCACTGACACTGCAGGAAAGGTGTTTTGGGCGACCTTGGTTGGAAAAACTTGTACTTGCAAGGTGTGGGACTATGAAAAGTTCCCTTGTCTGCATGGACTGGCAGCTTATATCTATTTCGCTAGGAATGTTGATGGCAGGCGCCTTGATATCCATGAGTTGTGCTCAAAATACTACTGGACGGAAATGTGGCATTTGGCGTATTCCAGAACACTTAATGTTGTGCCCGACATGGCTTCTTGGAATGTACCAGATCAGATCAAGGAGGTGAAGATCATACCTCCATATCGCATCAAGCGGCAAGGAAGGAAAAGAGTTTAA